A single genomic interval of Prunus dulcis chromosome 5, ALMONDv2, whole genome shotgun sequence harbors:
- the LOC117628461 gene encoding respiratory burst oxidase homolog protein F-like isoform X2, which translates to MEAHTQLQTPHQPSVSALSPSSSTSSSCNASVVPLSFFPVWTEPHGDKTEPLQDALNRQYYMAENGGEASTAGSATKTQWLRFVGTMGNGGMEWKGVEERFDRLALTGNGVEPVIKWSDFGLCIGMQQTPEFANELLRALRGTRDRNVDMLKDELHSYWCRMTDPCFNSRIRIYFDLCDKNMDGRITKKDLKQTIILSASTNKLSLTHEEAEDYAALVMEHLDIENQGYIELNQFETLIKMSLSKGSFSTNHLSIRRPYYSFDLCEEPRSKNEVLFRSYWRRAWIVLLWLIICTALFTWKFIQYRHRAAFQVMGYCLSTAKGAAETLKFNMALILLPVCRNTITWLRKNRSINSIIPFNDNINFHKMIAGGIVVGVILHGGAHLACDLPRISDSDRLIFWQTIAARFGYHQPSYFEILATKEVATGIVMVVLMMIAFSLATKWPRRQPLSLPRSVRNVTGYNTFWYSHHLFIAVYALLILHSMFLFLTDNVTEKTTWMYIAIPVLLYTGERVFRAIRSGFYEVEILKASIYPGKVLSLQLNKPEGFKYLSGMYIFIQCPQISPFEWHPFSLTSGPEDDYLSVHIRTAGDWSYQIYSLFQEATLSGVKGYPKVHIDGPYGAASQDHVKYDIVVLIGLGIGFTPFISILKDVVNGAEKSHCHHTGCREGSLRKAPLKAYLYWVTREQSSFDWFRDITKEISNSNQKQVRTHFARPNWISIFSKLAHRHREARIGVFYCGPSAVAKELEKMCTKFSTKTSTRFVFHKENY; encoded by the exons ATGGAGGCACATACGCAGCTCCAAACCCCTCACCAACCCTCTGTTTCAGCTCTCTCACCATCTTCATCTACTTCGTCTTCTTGCAATGCTAGCGTTGTTCCTCTGTCTTTCTTTCCGGTTTGGACTGAACCTCATGGTGATAAAACAGAACCACTTCAAGATGCACTGAACCGGCAGTATTATATGGCAGAGAATGGTGGGGAGGCATCCACAGCGGGTTCAGCTACTAAAACTCAATGGCTGAGATTTGTTGGTACCATGGGCAACGGGGGGATGGAGTGGAAGGGTGTAGAGGAGCGGTTTGACCGGCTTGCATTGACCGGAAACGGAGTTGAACCGGTTATAAAATGGTCTGATTTTGGTCTGTGTATAG GCATGCAACAGACGCCAGAGTTTGCTAATGAGCTATTAAGGGCTCTAAGGGGAACAAGGGATCGGAATGTTGATATGCTGAAAGACGAACTGCATAGTTACTGGTGTCGTATGACTGATCCTTGCTTCAATTCGAGGATACGGATTTACTTTGACTT GTGTGACAAAAACATGGACGGAAGAATAACTAAGAAAGATCTTAAGCAG ACCATTATACTAAGTGCTTCTACAAATAAGTTATCATTGACCCATGAGGAAGCAGAAGACTATGCTGCTTTAGTCATGGAACATCTTGACATTGAAAACCAGGGATATATAGAG CTCAATCAATTTGAGACTCTCATCAAAATGAGCTTATCAAAGGGCTCCTTTTCAACAAATCACTTGTCAATCAGACGTCCATATTACAGTTTTGACCTATGTGAAGAGCCAAGGTCTAAGAACGAAGTTTTATTTCGATCATATTGGCGACGTGCATGGATAGTTTTGTTGTGGTTGATCATATGTACTGCACTATTCACTTGGAAATTTATACAATATCGCCATAGAGCAGCTTTTCAAGTAATGGGGTACTGCCTGTCCACTGCTAAAGGTGCTGCTGAAACCCTGAAATTCAACATGGCTCTAATTCTCCTCCCTGTTTGTCGTAATACAATTACATGGCTTCGCAAGAACCGTTCGATCAACTCAATTATTCCATTTAATGACAACATTAACTTCCACAAG ATGATTGCAGGAGGGATAGTAGTAGGAGTTATCCTGCATGGTGGTGCTCACCTTGCTTGTGACTTGCCAAGAATTAGTGATTCGGATCGTTTAATCTTCTGGCAAACAATAGCTGCCAGATTCGGGTATCACCAACCATCATACTTTGAAATATTGGCTACAAAGGAGGTGGCAACAGGGATTGTTATGGTAGTACTCATGATGATAGCATTTTCACTTGCAACAAAATGGCCACGCCGCCAACCGCTTTCTCTGCCAAGGTCTGTTCGGAATGTCACAGGCTATAATACCTTTTGGTATTCACACCACTTGTTCATTGCTGTATATGCATTGCTCATTCTTCACTCTATGTTCCTCTTCCTTACAGACAATGTAACTGAAAAAACA ACATGGATGTATATTGCCATTCCAGTTCTATTATATACCGGAGAACGAGTATTTCGAGCCATACGATCAGGATTTTATGAGGTGGAAATTTTGAAG GCAAGTATTTATCCaggaaaagttttgtccctcCAATTGAATAAACCAGAAGGGTTTAAGTACCTGAGTGGCATGTACATATTCATTCAATGCCCTCAAATTTCACCATTTGAATG GCACCCGTTTTCCTTGACTTCTGGACCAGAAGACGACTACCTAAGTGTGCATATTAGAACTGCTGGAGACTGGAGTTATCAAATATACAGTCTCTTCCAAGAG GCAACATTATCTGGAGTTAAGGGCTATCCCAAAGTACACATTGATGGGCCCTATGGTGCTGCCTCTCAAGACCATGTCAAGTATGACATTGTTGTTCTAATTGGTCTAGGCATAGGTTTTACACCTTTCATTAGCATCCTCAAAGATGTTGTCAATGGTGCCGAAAAATCACATTGTCATCAT acTGGTTGCAGAGAAGGCAGCTTAAGAAAGGCTCCACTAAAAGCCTATCTTTATTGGGTTACAAGAGAACAGAGCTCTTTTGACTGGTTTAGAGACATCACGAAGGAAATATCAAACTCAAACCAAAAGCAG GTACGTACGCATTTTGCCCGACCAAACTGGATCAGCATCTTCTCAAAATTGGCACATAGGCATAGAGAAGCACGGATTG GGGTTTTCTACTGTGGTCCATCAGCCGTAGCAAAAGAGTTGGAGAAAATGTGTACCAAATTTTCCACCAAGACCTCTACAAGATTTGTATTTCACAAGGAGAATTATTAG
- the LOC117628461 gene encoding respiratory burst oxidase homolog protein F-like isoform X1: MEAHTQLQTPHQPSVSALSPSSSTSSSCNASVVPLSFFPVWTEPHGDKTEPLQDALNRQYYMAENGGEASTAGSATKTQWLRFVGTMGNGGMEWKGVEERFDRLALTGNGVEPVIKWSDFGLCIGMQQTPEFANELLRALRGTRDRNVDMLKDELHSYWCRMTDPCFNSRIRIYFDLCDKNMDGRITKKDLKQTIILSASTNKLSLTHEEAEDYAALVMEHLDIENQGYIELNQFETLIKMSLSKGSFSTNHLSIRRPYYSFDLCEEPRSKNEVLFRSYWRRAWIVLLWLIICTALFTWKFIQYRHRAAFQVMGYCLSTAKGAAETLKFNMALILLPVCRNTITWLRKNRSINSIIPFNDNINFHKMIAGGIVVGVILHGGAHLACDLPRISDSDRLIFWQTIAARFGYHQPSYFEILATKEVATGIVMVVLMMIAFSLATKWPRRQPLSLPRSVRNVTGYNTFWYSHHLFIAVYALLILHSMFLFLTDNVTEKTTWMYIAIPVLLYTGERVFRAIRSGFYEVEILKASIYPGKVLSLQLNKPEGFKYLSGMYIFIQCPQISPFEWHPFSLTSGPEDDYLSVHIRTAGDWSYQIYSLFQEATLSGVKGYPKVHIDGPYGAASQDHVKYDIVVLIGLGIGFTPFISILKDVVNGAEKSHCHHTGCREGSLRKAPLKAYLYWVTREQSSFDWFRDITKEISNSNQKQSVVEMHNFLTCVYQEGDARSVLISAIQALHHAKNGIDFVSRTPVRTHFARPNWISIFSKLAHRHREARIGVFYCGPSAVAKELEKMCTKFSTKTSTRFVFHKENY, from the exons ATGGAGGCACATACGCAGCTCCAAACCCCTCACCAACCCTCTGTTTCAGCTCTCTCACCATCTTCATCTACTTCGTCTTCTTGCAATGCTAGCGTTGTTCCTCTGTCTTTCTTTCCGGTTTGGACTGAACCTCATGGTGATAAAACAGAACCACTTCAAGATGCACTGAACCGGCAGTATTATATGGCAGAGAATGGTGGGGAGGCATCCACAGCGGGTTCAGCTACTAAAACTCAATGGCTGAGATTTGTTGGTACCATGGGCAACGGGGGGATGGAGTGGAAGGGTGTAGAGGAGCGGTTTGACCGGCTTGCATTGACCGGAAACGGAGTTGAACCGGTTATAAAATGGTCTGATTTTGGTCTGTGTATAG GCATGCAACAGACGCCAGAGTTTGCTAATGAGCTATTAAGGGCTCTAAGGGGAACAAGGGATCGGAATGTTGATATGCTGAAAGACGAACTGCATAGTTACTGGTGTCGTATGACTGATCCTTGCTTCAATTCGAGGATACGGATTTACTTTGACTT GTGTGACAAAAACATGGACGGAAGAATAACTAAGAAAGATCTTAAGCAG ACCATTATACTAAGTGCTTCTACAAATAAGTTATCATTGACCCATGAGGAAGCAGAAGACTATGCTGCTTTAGTCATGGAACATCTTGACATTGAAAACCAGGGATATATAGAG CTCAATCAATTTGAGACTCTCATCAAAATGAGCTTATCAAAGGGCTCCTTTTCAACAAATCACTTGTCAATCAGACGTCCATATTACAGTTTTGACCTATGTGAAGAGCCAAGGTCTAAGAACGAAGTTTTATTTCGATCATATTGGCGACGTGCATGGATAGTTTTGTTGTGGTTGATCATATGTACTGCACTATTCACTTGGAAATTTATACAATATCGCCATAGAGCAGCTTTTCAAGTAATGGGGTACTGCCTGTCCACTGCTAAAGGTGCTGCTGAAACCCTGAAATTCAACATGGCTCTAATTCTCCTCCCTGTTTGTCGTAATACAATTACATGGCTTCGCAAGAACCGTTCGATCAACTCAATTATTCCATTTAATGACAACATTAACTTCCACAAG ATGATTGCAGGAGGGATAGTAGTAGGAGTTATCCTGCATGGTGGTGCTCACCTTGCTTGTGACTTGCCAAGAATTAGTGATTCGGATCGTTTAATCTTCTGGCAAACAATAGCTGCCAGATTCGGGTATCACCAACCATCATACTTTGAAATATTGGCTACAAAGGAGGTGGCAACAGGGATTGTTATGGTAGTACTCATGATGATAGCATTTTCACTTGCAACAAAATGGCCACGCCGCCAACCGCTTTCTCTGCCAAGGTCTGTTCGGAATGTCACAGGCTATAATACCTTTTGGTATTCACACCACTTGTTCATTGCTGTATATGCATTGCTCATTCTTCACTCTATGTTCCTCTTCCTTACAGACAATGTAACTGAAAAAACA ACATGGATGTATATTGCCATTCCAGTTCTATTATATACCGGAGAACGAGTATTTCGAGCCATACGATCAGGATTTTATGAGGTGGAAATTTTGAAG GCAAGTATTTATCCaggaaaagttttgtccctcCAATTGAATAAACCAGAAGGGTTTAAGTACCTGAGTGGCATGTACATATTCATTCAATGCCCTCAAATTTCACCATTTGAATG GCACCCGTTTTCCTTGACTTCTGGACCAGAAGACGACTACCTAAGTGTGCATATTAGAACTGCTGGAGACTGGAGTTATCAAATATACAGTCTCTTCCAAGAG GCAACATTATCTGGAGTTAAGGGCTATCCCAAAGTACACATTGATGGGCCCTATGGTGCTGCCTCTCAAGACCATGTCAAGTATGACATTGTTGTTCTAATTGGTCTAGGCATAGGTTTTACACCTTTCATTAGCATCCTCAAAGATGTTGTCAATGGTGCCGAAAAATCACATTGTCATCAT acTGGTTGCAGAGAAGGCAGCTTAAGAAAGGCTCCACTAAAAGCCTATCTTTATTGGGTTACAAGAGAACAGAGCTCTTTTGACTGGTTTAGAGACATCACGAAGGAAATATCAAACTCAAACCAAAAGCAG TCTGTTGTAGAGATGCACAATTTCTTAACTTGTGTGTATCAAGAGGGCGATGCACGCTCGGTTCTAATAAGCGCTATACAGGCTTTGCATCATGCCAAAAATGGTATAGACTTTGTCTCCCGGACTCCG GTACGTACGCATTTTGCCCGACCAAACTGGATCAGCATCTTCTCAAAATTGGCACATAGGCATAGAGAAGCACGGATTG GGGTTTTCTACTGTGGTCCATCAGCCGTAGCAAAAGAGTTGGAGAAAATGTGTACCAAATTTTCCACCAAGACCTCTACAAGATTTGTATTTCACAAGGAGAATTATTAG
- the LOC117628461 gene encoding respiratory burst oxidase homolog protein F-like isoform X3, producing MEAHTQLQTPHQPSVSALSPSSSTSSSCNASVVPLSFFPVWTEPHGDKTEPLQDALNRQYYMAENGGEASTAGSATKTQWLRFVGTMGNGGMEWKGVEERFDRLALTGNGVEPVIKWSDFGLCIGMQQTPEFANELLRALRGTRDRNVDMLKDELHSYWCRMTDPCFNSRIRIYFDLCDKNMDGRITKKDLKQTIILSASTNKLSLTHEEAEDYAALVMEHLDIENQGYIELNQFETLIKMSLSKGSFSTNHLSIRRPYYSFDLCEEPRSKNEVLFRSYWRRAWIVLLWLIICTALFTWKFIQYRHRAAFQVMGYCLSTAKGAAETLKFNMALILLPVCRNTITWLRKNRSINSIIPFNDNINFHKMIAGGIVVGVILHGGAHLACDLPRISDSDRLIFWQTIAARFGYHQPSYFEILATKEVATGIVMVVLMMIAFSLATKWPRRQPLSLPRSVRNVTGYNTFWYSHHLFIAVYALLILHSMFLFLTDNVTEKTTWMYIAIPVLLYTGERVFRAIRSGFYEVEILKASIYPGKVLSLQLNKPEGFKYLSGMYIFIQCPQISPFEWHPFSLTSGPEDDYLSVHIRTAGDWSYQIYSLFQEATLSGVKGYPKVHIDGPYGAASQDHVKYDIVVLIGLGIGFTPFISILKDVVNGAEKSHCHHTGCREGSLRKAPLKAYLYWVTREQSSFDWFRDITKEISNSNQKQSVVEMHNFLTCVYQEGDARSVLISAIQALHHAKNGTYAFCPTKLDQHLLKIGT from the exons ATGGAGGCACATACGCAGCTCCAAACCCCTCACCAACCCTCTGTTTCAGCTCTCTCACCATCTTCATCTACTTCGTCTTCTTGCAATGCTAGCGTTGTTCCTCTGTCTTTCTTTCCGGTTTGGACTGAACCTCATGGTGATAAAACAGAACCACTTCAAGATGCACTGAACCGGCAGTATTATATGGCAGAGAATGGTGGGGAGGCATCCACAGCGGGTTCAGCTACTAAAACTCAATGGCTGAGATTTGTTGGTACCATGGGCAACGGGGGGATGGAGTGGAAGGGTGTAGAGGAGCGGTTTGACCGGCTTGCATTGACCGGAAACGGAGTTGAACCGGTTATAAAATGGTCTGATTTTGGTCTGTGTATAG GCATGCAACAGACGCCAGAGTTTGCTAATGAGCTATTAAGGGCTCTAAGGGGAACAAGGGATCGGAATGTTGATATGCTGAAAGACGAACTGCATAGTTACTGGTGTCGTATGACTGATCCTTGCTTCAATTCGAGGATACGGATTTACTTTGACTT GTGTGACAAAAACATGGACGGAAGAATAACTAAGAAAGATCTTAAGCAG ACCATTATACTAAGTGCTTCTACAAATAAGTTATCATTGACCCATGAGGAAGCAGAAGACTATGCTGCTTTAGTCATGGAACATCTTGACATTGAAAACCAGGGATATATAGAG CTCAATCAATTTGAGACTCTCATCAAAATGAGCTTATCAAAGGGCTCCTTTTCAACAAATCACTTGTCAATCAGACGTCCATATTACAGTTTTGACCTATGTGAAGAGCCAAGGTCTAAGAACGAAGTTTTATTTCGATCATATTGGCGACGTGCATGGATAGTTTTGTTGTGGTTGATCATATGTACTGCACTATTCACTTGGAAATTTATACAATATCGCCATAGAGCAGCTTTTCAAGTAATGGGGTACTGCCTGTCCACTGCTAAAGGTGCTGCTGAAACCCTGAAATTCAACATGGCTCTAATTCTCCTCCCTGTTTGTCGTAATACAATTACATGGCTTCGCAAGAACCGTTCGATCAACTCAATTATTCCATTTAATGACAACATTAACTTCCACAAG ATGATTGCAGGAGGGATAGTAGTAGGAGTTATCCTGCATGGTGGTGCTCACCTTGCTTGTGACTTGCCAAGAATTAGTGATTCGGATCGTTTAATCTTCTGGCAAACAATAGCTGCCAGATTCGGGTATCACCAACCATCATACTTTGAAATATTGGCTACAAAGGAGGTGGCAACAGGGATTGTTATGGTAGTACTCATGATGATAGCATTTTCACTTGCAACAAAATGGCCACGCCGCCAACCGCTTTCTCTGCCAAGGTCTGTTCGGAATGTCACAGGCTATAATACCTTTTGGTATTCACACCACTTGTTCATTGCTGTATATGCATTGCTCATTCTTCACTCTATGTTCCTCTTCCTTACAGACAATGTAACTGAAAAAACA ACATGGATGTATATTGCCATTCCAGTTCTATTATATACCGGAGAACGAGTATTTCGAGCCATACGATCAGGATTTTATGAGGTGGAAATTTTGAAG GCAAGTATTTATCCaggaaaagttttgtccctcCAATTGAATAAACCAGAAGGGTTTAAGTACCTGAGTGGCATGTACATATTCATTCAATGCCCTCAAATTTCACCATTTGAATG GCACCCGTTTTCCTTGACTTCTGGACCAGAAGACGACTACCTAAGTGTGCATATTAGAACTGCTGGAGACTGGAGTTATCAAATATACAGTCTCTTCCAAGAG GCAACATTATCTGGAGTTAAGGGCTATCCCAAAGTACACATTGATGGGCCCTATGGTGCTGCCTCTCAAGACCATGTCAAGTATGACATTGTTGTTCTAATTGGTCTAGGCATAGGTTTTACACCTTTCATTAGCATCCTCAAAGATGTTGTCAATGGTGCCGAAAAATCACATTGTCATCAT acTGGTTGCAGAGAAGGCAGCTTAAGAAAGGCTCCACTAAAAGCCTATCTTTATTGGGTTACAAGAGAACAGAGCTCTTTTGACTGGTTTAGAGACATCACGAAGGAAATATCAAACTCAAACCAAAAGCAG TCTGTTGTAGAGATGCACAATTTCTTAACTTGTGTGTATCAAGAGGGCGATGCACGCTCGGTTCTAATAAGCGCTATACAGGCTTTGCATCATGCCAAAAATG GTACGTACGCATTTTGCCCGACCAAACTGGATCAGCATCTTCTCAAAATTGGCACATAG
- the LOC117629130 gene encoding uncharacterized protein LOC117629130, translated as MLLLLLLPKHPLSAAVFPTGNPCLDLYFRVLPNTRAPYKYLDQLLQLASSHDSLTTLKLICNLRDDDYDLGKYYLQAFYRKAIWLHHNHPKTLACNADTIVSEFSKSVGTMDDLVEILYRLSKKDNNNTIAMNNSNSDYRFLHDRVSDIFADYLREDIQNLEKQQEEILSSAAFACPPVGSSLDRATLLCESIAMKVFPIESQGLQEAHYTDRVRDRLSKEVLVPLAEFLSSEGSQAGGCPIKKYLEDLKASKIELEADALLPHEIIGYVNDGDVGQAAELQWKAMVEEVYLKQGKFSNCLVACNVSSGLFKDVSAGLAVLVSQLGEEPWKGKVMVAGSRIMTQYKAILRRKGTVMQCHRLCFGS; from the coding sequence ATGttgctcctcctcctcctccccaaACATCCGCTCTCCGCCGCAGTGTTTCCAACCGGCAACCCCTGCCTTGATCTCTATTTTCGCGTCTTACCAAACACCCGAGCCCCATACAAATATCTCGACCAACTGCTGCAGCTGGCCTCGTCCCACGACTCCCTAACCACACTCAAGCTCATCTGCAACCTCCGAGACGACGATTATGATCTCGGAAAATACTATTTACAAGCGTTTTACAGGAAGGCGATTTGGCTCCACCACAACCACCCCAAGACTTTAGCCTGCAACGCCGACACTATCGTCTCCGAGTTTTCCAAGTCAGTCGGGACTATGGATGACCTCGTCGAGATTCTCTACCGCCTCAGTAAGAAAGACAATAATAATACCATCGCCATGAATAACAGCAACTCGGATTATCGGTTCCTACACGACCGGGTTTCGGATATATTCGCGGACTACTTAAGGGAAGATATTCAAAACTTGGAGAAGCAGCAGGAGGAGATACTAAGCTCAGCTGCCTTCGCATGCCCTCCTGTCGGCTCCTCCCTCGACCGTGCCACGCTGCTGTGTGAAAGCATTGCGATGAAGGTTTTTCCGATAGAATCCCAAGGGCTTCAGGAGGCACATTACACGGACAGAGTCCGAGATCGGCTGAGTAAGGAGGTGCTGGTGCCCTTGGCAGAGTTCTTGAGTTCTGAGGGCTCTCAAGCAGGGGGCTGCccgattaaaaagtatttggAGGACTTGAAAGCCTCCAAGATTGAGCTTGAGGCCGATGCTCTGCTTCCACATGAGATCATAGGCTATGTGAATGATGGGGATGTCGGACAAGCGGCTGAGCTTCAGTGGAAGGCAATGGTGGAGGAGGTCTACTTAAAGCAGGGCAAGTTCAGCAACTGCTTGGTTGCGTGCAACGTCTCGAGTGGACTCTTCAAGGATGTGTCTGCGGGTTTGGCTGTGCTGGTGTCTCAACTGGGTGAAGAGCCATGGAAAGGAAAGGTGATGGTTGCTGGAAGTCGGATTATGACGCAATACAAAGCAATTTTAAGGAGAAAGGGTACGGTGATGCAGTGCCACAGATTGTGTTTTGGCAGCTAG